From Hippea alviniae EP5-r, the proteins below share one genomic window:
- a CDS encoding 4Fe-4S binding protein translates to MHDFIVSSVSIDSNLCIRERFQKSNCEDCKICPLDAISFFPHLSIDNLKCIECGICYSACKFPAITLNKDDSYILSHTKELNKIEIGCIFAQSDIKVSCISRITESLLLSWMMNKKTITINKGNCKSCKFKKTKKLFFYNLKKAVILAKSFGIEINLKIKTATSDKKFIPTLSVSRRDLLRITSKSKKKSKREVILTQIKEKELKKDLGYPEIATISIGSSCNLCGICEHVCPQEAILIEKKEIGRVLFNPKLCIGCKECTEACLYDAIKIKPATTKSLTLKPLILIEIKQKICESCKKPFYSTSNDRLCPACKSREQKKKSLIDFIKNI, encoded by the coding sequence ATGCATGATTTCATCGTATCATCAGTAAGCATAGACTCAAACCTGTGCATAAGAGAAAGATTTCAAAAAAGCAACTGTGAAGATTGTAAAATCTGTCCTTTGGATGCAATATCGTTTTTTCCGCATCTTTCTATTGACAACTTAAAATGCATAGAGTGTGGCATATGTTATTCTGCCTGCAAGTTTCCTGCTATAACATTAAACAAAGACGATAGCTATATACTAAGCCACACCAAAGAGCTAAACAAAATTGAGATTGGCTGCATTTTTGCTCAATCAGATATAAAGGTGTCGTGCATAAGCAGAATAACAGAATCTCTACTCCTTTCTTGGATGATGAACAAAAAAACCATCACCATAAACAAGGGCAACTGCAAATCGTGTAAATTCAAAAAAACAAAAAAGCTATTCTTTTATAACCTAAAAAAAGCTGTTATATTGGCAAAATCATTCGGTATAGAAATCAATCTAAAAATAAAAACAGCCACATCAGATAAAAAATTTATACCAACTTTATCCGTATCAAGAAGGGACTTGCTAAGAATAACATCAAAAAGCAAGAAAAAATCAAAAAGAGAGGTAATCTTAACACAAATAAAAGAAAAAGAGTTAAAAAAAGACTTAGGATATCCAGAAATAGCAACAATCTCAATTGGAAGCAGCTGTAATTTATGCGGCATATGCGAGCATGTATGTCCCCAAGAAGCAATACTCATAGAGAAGAAAGAGATTGGAAGAGTGCTTTTCAACCCAAAGCTGTGCATAGGTTGTAAGGAGTGTACTGAAGCTTGCCTTTACGATGCAATTAAGATTAAGCCTGCAACCACAAAGAGTCTTACCTTGAAGCCGCTTATACTGATTGAGATAAAACAGAAAATATGTGAATCGTGTAAAAAACCGTTCTATTCAACTTCAAACGATAGATTATGTCCTGCCTGTAAATCAAGAGAGCAAAAGAAAAAAAGCTTAATAGACTTTATAAAAAATATTTAA
- the lgt gene encoding prolipoprotein diacylglyceryl transferase, with protein MIKYPEINPNIFSYKGIHLRWYGLAYAIGFTVGYLYLSKRLKRFNIKGLADDLFLYAILGVILGGRIGYVLIYNFHYYIQHPLEALYIWKGGMSFHGGLVGVIIAGVLLAKKYGLSFYDLADEAVVIVPVGLFFGRVANFINDELWGRVTNLPWAVAFPNGGYLPRHPSQLYEALFEGLILFITLFVLRDRFINRKGLLFWMFVFLYGFFRFFIEFTREPDIQLGFIYGLTMGQWLCLAMMIIGGIEIYLRWGRYGDKD; from the coding sequence ATGATAAAATACCCTGAGATAAATCCTAACATATTCAGCTATAAGGGAATTCATCTTAGGTGGTATGGATTAGCTTATGCAATAGGGTTTACTGTAGGCTATCTCTATCTTTCAAAAAGACTTAAAAGATTTAACATAAAGGGTCTTGCAGATGATTTATTTTTGTATGCAATTTTGGGCGTTATTTTGGGCGGAAGGATAGGGTATGTGTTAATTTACAATTTTCACTATTACATTCAGCATCCGTTGGAAGCCCTTTATATCTGGAAGGGTGGGATGAGTTTTCACGGTGGGCTTGTGGGCGTTATAATTGCTGGTGTTTTGCTTGCAAAGAAGTATGGTCTGAGTTTTTATGACCTTGCGGATGAAGCTGTGGTTATTGTGCCTGTCGGTCTGTTTTTTGGAAGAGTAGCGAACTTTATAAATGATGAACTGTGGGGAAGGGTTACAAACCTACCTTGGGCTGTTGCTTTTCCTAACGGTGGTTATCTTCCAAGACACCCATCTCAGTTGTATGAAGCACTGTTTGAAGGTCTTATACTTTTTATCACTCTTTTTGTTTTGAGAGATAGGTTTATTAATAGAAAGGGTTTGCTATTTTGGATGTTTGTGTTTTTGTATGGTTTTTTTAGGTTTTTTATAGAGTTTACGAGGGAACCAGATATACAATTGGGCTTTATATATGGGTTAACAATGGGTCAATGGCTCTGCCTTGCGATGATGATTATAGGTGGTATAGAAATCTATTTAAGGTGGGGAAGATATGGAGATAAAGATTAA
- a CDS encoding D-alanine--D-alanine ligase family protein: MKVAIVCGGDSSEREVSLSTGHAVFEAAKKSFDDVVCIECNDSKDCLNKIIESKADVVFIALHGGFGENGQIQAALEIFGIKHTGCTFSPSNITMNKFLTKMLLKANNIPTAEAVLIRDKNDLNRIDFAPVCIKPNNEGSSVGVSFADSIEDAKRIAEAMLKDYREVLVEKRLKGKELTVGVLFGKALPVIHIKPKSGFYDYKNKYTKGATEYIVPADIDNEIAELVKQVATEAYKAVGCDSYARVDLILENNIPYVLEINSIPGMTATSLLPKAAAADGMSFEELVRLLIEKAC, from the coding sequence ATGAAAGTAGCTATTGTCTGTGGTGGTGATTCAAGTGAAAGGGAAGTCTCTTTATCAACCGGTCATGCCGTATTTGAAGCGGCAAAGAAAAGTTTCGATGATGTTGTTTGTATTGAGTGTAATGATAGCAAGGATTGTTTAAATAAAATTATAGAGTCGAAAGCTGATGTTGTGTTTATTGCTTTGCACGGTGGATTTGGTGAAAATGGCCAGATTCAGGCAGCATTGGAGATATTTGGCATAAAGCATACAGGCTGCACATTTTCACCAAGCAACATAACGATGAATAAGTTTTTAACTAAGATGCTTCTTAAGGCTAATAATATACCAACTGCCGAAGCTGTGCTTATAAGGGATAAAAACGATTTGAATAGAATAGATTTTGCTCCTGTCTGTATAAAGCCCAATAATGAAGGCTCATCTGTTGGCGTAAGTTTTGCAGATAGTATTGAAGATGCCAAAAGGATTGCTGAAGCGATGCTCAAAGATTATAGAGAAGTCCTTGTTGAGAAAAGGCTAAAAGGCAAAGAGCTTACCGTCGGTGTTCTGTTTGGCAAAGCATTGCCCGTTATTCACATAAAACCAAAGAGCGGTTTTTACGATTATAAGAACAAATACACAAAGGGAGCAACGGAGTATATTGTTCCGGCAGATATTGATAATGAAATAGCAGAGCTTGTTAAACAGGTTGCAACAGAAGCCTATAAAGCTGTTGGATGTGATAGTTATGCTCGAGTTGACCTTATTCTTGAGAATAACATACCGTATGTTCTTGAGATAAACTCTATACCGGGTATGACAGCAACAAGTCTTCTTCCCAAGGCTGCAGCAGCAGACGGCATGAGTTTTGAAGAACTCGTTAGACTTCTAATAGAGAAAGCATGTTAG
- the murC gene encoding UDP-N-acetylmuramate--L-alanine ligase, producing MLEQIIQKGSKIHFIGIGGVGMSSLAQYLLSKGYRITGSDLKPNAYIEKLKSMGVEVYIGHSIENIEDDVALVVSSSAVKSDNVEVVHAEKRNIQHIKRYQLLAYIVNEEKSIAVAGSHGKTTTTSICASLLSNAGFDPTAIIGGKLRNINNNVIVGKSDYFIVEADESDGGFLLLSPYIGVVTNIDNDHLGFYGNFENEKVAFYDFMENSSFKILNYDDAIIRQWSGLGKSDSILTYSLKTKKADIYAYDMVLSEEGSIFSVKTPTRRIEDLKIKIIGMHNISNALAVVGIAEILNISEEIIRKTLLEFEGVDRRFTYIGNYNSLKVYDDYAHHPTEIKATLSAARLLSDNVYAVFQPHRFSRTAYLMDDFAKSFKNVRRVFILDIYPASEKPIEGIDSLTLAEKINRVSSNAIYVNEIEQLKKHLNQIEDEGVLVALGAGSVSSIIRKVVDDYKNSAA from the coding sequence ATGCTTGAGCAGATAATACAGAAGGGTTCAAAGATACATTTTATCGGTATTGGCGGTGTTGGTATGAGCTCACTTGCCCAATACCTGCTGAGTAAAGGGTATAGGATAACGGGTTCGGATTTAAAGCCCAATGCTTACATTGAAAAACTAAAGTCCATGGGTGTTGAAGTTTATATAGGCCACTCTATCGAAAATATAGAAGATGATGTTGCTCTTGTTGTCTCATCATCTGCCGTAAAAAGCGACAATGTGGAAGTTGTGCATGCAGAAAAGCGCAATATACAGCATATAAAAAGATATCAACTGCTTGCATACATAGTCAATGAAGAGAAGTCTATAGCTGTTGCTGGTTCTCACGGAAAAACAACGACAACATCAATCTGTGCTTCCTTGTTGAGTAATGCAGGTTTTGATCCAACAGCCATAATAGGCGGTAAATTGAGAAATATAAATAATAATGTTATTGTTGGTAAGAGTGATTATTTTATTGTTGAAGCTGATGAGAGTGATGGTGGCTTTCTGCTTTTGAGTCCCTATATAGGTGTCGTTACAAATATTGATAATGACCATTTGGGTTTTTATGGAAATTTTGAGAATGAGAAGGTTGCCTTCTATGATTTTATGGAGAACAGCAGTTTTAAAATTTTGAATTACGATGATGCTATTATAAGACAGTGGAGTGGTTTGGGTAAAAGTGACAGTATCTTAACATACAGTTTGAAGACAAAGAAGGCAGACATATACGCATACGATATGGTTTTGAGTGAAGAAGGCAGCATATTTAGTGTCAAAACACCAACAAGAAGGATAGAAGATTTGAAAATAAAGATAATAGGCATGCATAACATATCAAACGCTTTGGCTGTTGTTGGTATAGCTGAGATTTTGAATATAAGCGAAGAGATAATAAGAAAAACCTTGCTTGAATTTGAAGGCGTCGATAGACGCTTTACATACATAGGAAATTATAATTCGCTTAAGGTGTATGACGATTATGCCCATCATCCAACAGAGATAAAGGCAACCCTATCTGCTGCAAGACTTCTAAGCGATAATGTGTATGCGGTTTTTCAACCACATAGATTTTCAAGAACTGCTTACCTAATGGACGATTTTGCAAAGAGTTTTAAGAATGTAAGACGTGTGTTTATTTTGGATATTTATCCTGCAAGTGAAAAGCCAATAGAAGGCATAGACTCATTAACACTTGCTGAAAAGATAAACAGGGTATCTTCAAATGCCATATATGTAAACGAGATTGAGCAGTTAAAGAAGCATTTAAATCAGATAGAAGATGAAGGTGTGCTTGTGGCTTTGGGTGCAGGAAGCGTTAGTTCGATTATTAGAAAAGTGGTAGATGATTACAAAAACAGTGCCGCTTAA
- a CDS encoding SPOR domain-containing protein, whose product MADNDKDKIKEILEGHSKKFTAVELIVGIVVVLLVGAGIGYAIFKLLAPPSVPPVEYQAPSSEVVQPNPIKETPPPQPVVPQATQNEQAQKESNLSETTQTPNTQESNEYAVQSESQQPAGPQIITPKKQSEATQKETIPTVQKKEKKQPKHTVAVAKPKPKKEIKHKITKPKSHKSYASLKKYVIWVSSNENRKFALVTVLKLRKCGHNAFSKEVNIKGKTYTRVYVGPIKGYEAAKTEAKEIKKQLKLSYMPIIKRYDKIP is encoded by the coding sequence ATGGCTGACAATGATAAGGACAAAATAAAGGAAATTTTAGAAGGGCATAGTAAGAAATTTACTGCTGTCGAGCTGATTGTTGGTATTGTTGTTGTGCTGCTTGTTGGTGCTGGTATTGGATATGCTATTTTTAAGCTTCTTGCGCCGCCATCTGTTCCGCCTGTTGAATACCAAGCGCCAAGCAGCGAGGTTGTCCAGCCTAATCCAATAAAAGAAACTCCACCACCGCAACCCGTTGTTCCACAGGCAACACAAAACGAGCAGGCTCAGAAGGAGAGCAATCTGTCTGAAACAACTCAAACACCTAATACTCAAGAGAGCAACGAGTATGCAGTTCAAAGCGAGTCTCAACAACCAGCTGGCCCGCAGATTATAACTCCAAAAAAGCAGTCAGAGGCAACCCAAAAAGAGACAATTCCAACTGTGCAAAAGAAAGAAAAAAAGCAACCAAAACACACAGTTGCAGTAGCTAAACCAAAGCCGAAAAAAGAGATAAAACACAAGATAACAAAGCCAAAGAGTCATAAGAGCTATGCTTCTCTGAAGAAGTATGTGATATGGGTATCATCAAACGAGAATAGAAAATTTGCCCTTGTAACAGTTTTAAAACTTAGAAAGTGCGGCCATAATGCATTCTCTAAGGAAGTAAATATAAAGGGCAAGACATACACAAGGGTCTATGTTGGACCTATAAAGGGCTATGAAGCTGCAAAAACAGAAGCTAAAGAGATAAAGAAGCAGCTTAAACTCTCGTATATGCCGATAATAAAAAGGTATGATAAAATACCCTGA
- the tatA gene encoding twin-arginine translocase TatA/TatE family subunit yields the protein MLPSMQEMLPILVLLLIIFGARKLPEIGAGLGKGIKEFKKSMKDIDEEDDKKIPVEHKKEEVDMETKEKTTDKEEV from the coding sequence ATGTTGCCAAGCATGCAGGAGATGTTGCCTATTTTGGTACTACTTCTAATAATCTTCGGCGCAAGAAAGTTGCCAGAAATAGGTGCAGGTTTGGGTAAGGGTATAAAGGAGTTTAAAAAGTCTATGAAAGATATTGATGAGGAAGATGATAAAAAAATACCAGTAGAACATAAAAAAGAAGAAGTTGATATGGAAACAAAAGAGAAAACAACGGATAAAGAAGAGGTGTAA
- the ftsZ gene encoding cell division protein FtsZ — translation MNKQEKNDYSVGAIIKVVGVGGGGGNAVNNMISYGIKNVEFISANTDAQALNISLAHTKLQLGKKLTKGLGAGSDPEKGKKAAEESIEEIEAALSGADMVFITAGMGGGTGTGASPVIAKVAKDLGALTIGVVTKPFDVEGKIKKDIAVKGINELKENVDSIIVIPNQRLLDIYKNLTFIEALKKADDILRQAVQSIVELIYKQPNSQVIMNIDFADVVSVMKEKGVALMGVGEASAEGGENRVKRATEMAISNPLLENASIKGAKGILMNITAGKNFGLDEFNEATSIIEKNMNEKALFKHGFVLDDSMGDRVRITIIATGFTDNYKSESSKRLINRPEYRKLDANTIKEIKKQTAIPIEDERDIPAYIRRRRGEEN, via the coding sequence ATGAATAAGCAAGAGAAGAATGATTATTCGGTTGGTGCTATAATAAAAGTTGTGGGTGTTGGTGGTGGCGGTGGAAATGCCGTCAACAATATGATTTCATATGGTATAAAGAATGTTGAGTTTATAAGTGCAAATACAGATGCTCAGGCTTTGAACATATCGCTTGCACATACAAAACTTCAGTTGGGTAAAAAGTTGACAAAGGGGCTTGGTGCCGGAAGCGACCCAGAGAAAGGTAAAAAAGCTGCAGAAGAGAGTATAGAAGAGATTGAAGCAGCTTTGAGTGGTGCCGATATGGTATTTATCACTGCAGGTATGGGCGGTGGAACAGGAACGGGCGCATCTCCTGTAATAGCAAAAGTTGCAAAGGATTTGGGCGCTTTGACAATAGGTGTCGTTACAAAGCCTTTCGATGTTGAAGGCAAGATAAAAAAGGATATAGCTGTTAAGGGCATAAATGAGCTTAAGGAGAATGTTGACAGTATAATTGTTATACCTAATCAAAGGCTGCTTGATATTTATAAGAATCTTACATTTATAGAAGCTTTGAAGAAGGCAGATGATATATTAAGACAGGCAGTTCAGAGTATCGTTGAGTTAATATATAAACAACCAAACTCTCAGGTTATTATGAATATAGACTTTGCTGATGTTGTCTCTGTAATGAAAGAGAAGGGTGTTGCTTTAATGGGTGTTGGAGAAGCATCTGCAGAAGGTGGAGAGAATAGGGTAAAGAGAGCAACAGAGATGGCTATCTCTAACCCACTGCTTGAGAATGCATCAATTAAAGGTGCAAAGGGTATATTGATGAATATTACTGCAGGTAAAAACTTTGGCCTTGATGAGTTTAATGAAGCAACATCCATTATTGAGAAGAATATGAACGAGAAGGCGCTGTTTAAACATGGGTTTGTGCTTGATGACTCGATGGGCGATAGGGTGCGCATAACGATCATAGCAACAGGATTTACAGACAATTACAAGAGTGAATCGTCGAAGAGATTGATAAACAGGCCAGAATACAGAAAA
- the murB gene encoding UDP-N-acetylmuramate dehydrogenase, whose protein sequence is MITKTVPLKRLTSIRQTGEVEVVFIESVEELEGVDFVIGNGSNLLVKNRKKLYKLSDNFSFIEKESGLIRVGAATSIRNLIKFCIDNGFGCVEFLGGVPASVGGAVYMNAGAFGEDMSKIVEYVLFVEDGKLKRTDAKGFSYRDSGIKGIIIEAALKCRDYKIESLKKKLKDFVNRRVKNAHIKNTFGSVFKNPSNDKTAGWLLEGVGLKGYTYGSVRFSEKHANYIVSNGNASADDVLFLIEKAKDRVLKTFGIELEEEVVII, encoded by the coding sequence ATGATTACAAAAACAGTGCCGCTTAAAAGGTTAACGAGCATAAGACAAACTGGCGAAGTAGAAGTTGTATTTATAGAAAGCGTAGAAGAACTTGAAGGTGTTGATTTTGTTATAGGTAATGGGAGCAATTTACTTGTAAAGAACAGAAAAAAGTTATATAAATTGTCGGATAACTTTAGTTTTATAGAAAAAGAGAGTGGTTTGATTAGAGTTGGTGCTGCGACATCAATAAGGAATTTGATAAAATTTTGTATTGATAATGGTTTTGGTTGCGTTGAATTTTTGGGTGGAGTGCCTGCAAGTGTAGGTGGTGCTGTTTATATGAATGCAGGTGCGTTTGGAGAAGATATGTCTAAGATTGTTGAGTATGTGCTTTTTGTTGAAGATGGTAAGCTAAAAAGGACAGATGCTAAAGGTTTCTCGTATAGAGACTCTGGTATAAAAGGTATAATTATCGAAGCTGCACTCAAATGTAGAGACTATAAAATTGAAAGCTTAAAAAAGAAGTTAAAGGATTTTGTGAATAGAAGGGTCAAAAACGCCCACATTAAAAACACATTTGGCAGCGTGTTTAAAAATCCTTCAAATGATAAAACAGCAGGATGGCTTTTAGAAGGGGTAGGGCTTAAAGGCTATACATATGGAAGTGTAAGATTCTCTGAAAAACATGCAAACTACATAGTATCAAACGGTAATGCTTCTGCTGATGATGTGCTGTTTCTGATAGAGAAGGCAAAAGATAGGGTGTTAAAAACTTTTGGCATTGAGCTTGAAGAAGAGGTGGTAATCATATGA
- a CDS encoding cell division protein FtsQ/DivIB produces MLDYKQVSGDKKKRKLPDIIVEIAKLIFASSIVGVVAFFLIYGYTQFSHRFAVLKNVYVNGNSVLSAKYLASVGIGKFYKPLSSYSESRIYANLMSVAWIKKASVAKVYPDSIVINVVEKSPKALVYLNKSIFVVDKNGDIIGRYSSFLKLPGLAKIYINNKTFLDDKKLVKSVIAFYEKLDKIAKINYIEIVSDSYQIAYLVNGLKVGINSFGCPDVALVNFKRKLPYLLSMKKRLESVSICFSNKFVLKWKKGVKK; encoded by the coding sequence ATGTTAGATTACAAACAGGTATCGGGTGATAAGAAAAAGAGAAAACTGCCAGACATAATTGTTGAGATAGCCAAACTTATCTTTGCAAGCTCTATTGTTGGAGTTGTTGCTTTCTTCCTTATATATGGATACACTCAATTCTCACATAGATTTGCAGTTTTGAAGAATGTTTATGTAAATGGGAATAGTGTTCTTTCTGCCAAATATTTAGCAAGTGTTGGGATAGGCAAGTTTTATAAACCCTTAAGCAGCTATAGTGAAAGCAGGATTTACGCCAATCTTATGTCTGTTGCCTGGATTAAAAAGGCAAGTGTAGCAAAGGTTTATCCAGACTCTATTGTTATAAATGTTGTTGAAAAAAGCCCAAAGGCGCTTGTTTATCTAAACAAAAGCATTTTTGTTGTTGATAAAAATGGAGATATTATAGGTAGGTATTCAAGCTTTTTAAAACTGCCCGGTTTAGCAAAGATATATATCAATAACAAAACTTTTCTTGATGATAAAAAGTTAGTAAAATCAGTTATTGCTTTTTATGAAAAATTAGACAAAATTGCAAAAATAAATTATATTGAGATTGTGTCAGATAGTTATCAGATTGCTTATTTGGTAAATGGCTTAAAGGTTGGTATAAATAGTTTTGGATGTCCTGATGTTGCGCTTGTTAACTTTAAAAGAAAGCTGCCTTACTTACTGAGTATGAAGAAGAGACTTGAGAGTGTAAGTATATGTTTTAGCAATAAATTTGTTTTGAAATGGAAAAAAGGAGTTAAAAAGTGA
- the ftsA gene encoding cell division protein FtsA, with translation MSEVMNEDIVVGLDIGTTKVCAIVGKKTPEGQIKIIGIGQAQSKGLKKGVVIDMDDAVSSIKKAVILAERMSGIKIDSVYTGIAGGHIRSYNSNGVVAIRNLEVSESDIRRVIDAAKAVVIPPDREIIHIIPQEFIVDDQGGIKDPRGMNGTRLEVKVHIVTGSVTNVQNIVKCCNRSGLKVKNIVLQPIASSYSILLPEEKDLGVGLIDIGGGTTDVAVFANNAIKHTAVIAIGGDHVTNDIAIGLRTPFNEAEEIKKKYGCAISDMVEEDEVIQIPAVGDRKTREIPRRLLSEIIEPRMEEIYSLVRDDFEKMGLMPLLAGGIVITGGSALMKGALELAEKQFDLPVRIGKPQGIIGLKDAVDNPMYATGVGLVLYGFGRAKDEGDLNLDSSTVKDDDNLFSVILKKMKSWVKEMF, from the coding sequence GTGAGTGAGGTAATGAACGAAGATATTGTTGTAGGGTTAGACATAGGAACGACTAAGGTTTGTGCCATTGTTGGTAAGAAGACACCAGAAGGTCAGATAAAGATAATTGGTATTGGTCAGGCACAATCCAAAGGTCTGAAAAAAGGTGTTGTCATTGATATGGATGATGCTGTCTCATCTATAAAGAAAGCTGTCATATTGGCAGAAAGGATGAGCGGCATCAAGATTGACAGCGTCTATACGGGTATTGCGGGTGGTCATATACGCTCTTATAACTCAAATGGTGTCGTTGCTATTAGAAACCTTGAAGTTTCAGAGTCTGATATTAGACGAGTTATTGATGCAGCCAAAGCCGTTGTTATACCACCAGATAGAGAGATTATTCACATAATTCCACAGGAGTTTATTGTTGATGACCAGGGTGGCATAAAAGACCCGCGTGGAATGAACGGCACGAGGCTCGAAGTAAAGGTTCATATTGTTACAGGTTCTGTTACAAATGTTCAGAATATAGTGAAGTGCTGCAACAGGAGTGGACTTAAGGTTAAAAATATCGTACTTCAGCCTATAGCTTCAAGTTACTCGATTCTGTTGCCAGAAGAGAAGGATTTGGGTGTTGGTTTGATAGATATAGGTGGTGGAACGACGGATGTCGCCGTTTTTGCTAATAATGCTATAAAACATACAGCCGTTATAGCCATAGGTGGCGACCATGTAACAAATGATATAGCCATAGGTTTAAGAACGCCATTTAACGAAGCGGAAGAGATAAAGAAAAAGTATGGATGTGCTATATCCGATATGGTTGAAGAAGATGAAGTTATACAGATTCCAGCAGTAGGTGATAGAAAAACACGAGAGATACCAAGAAGGCTTTTAAGTGAGATAATAGAACCGAGAATGGAAGAGATATACTCGCTTGTAAGGGATGATTTTGAGAAGATGGGATTGATGCCACTTTTGGCTGGTGGCATTGTTATAACGGGTGGTTCTGCATTGATGAAGGGTGCGTTGGAACTTGCAGAGAAGCAGTTTGACCTTCCCGTTAGAATAGGAAAACCGCAGGGTATTATTGGGCTTAAAGATGCCGTTGATAATCCTATGTATGCAACAGGCGTTGGTCTGGTTCTGTATGGCTTTGGCAGGGCAAAGGATGAAGGAGACTTAAACCTTGACTCAAGCACAGTCAAGGATGACGATAATCTCTTTTCTGTCATCTTAAAAAAGATGAAGAGTTGGGTTAAAGAAATGTTTTAA
- the argS gene encoding arginine--tRNA ligase, which translates to MKEKISQILDDFLRNKGVKVEYVVEYPKSEKFGDYATNIAMALASVFKKNPKNIAKEIIDFIGCNELFEKIEIAGAGFINFFINRDAFLKELKVIYEKRDDYFRPSVEKRYVQVEFVSANPTGPLHIGHGRGAAIGDSIARILKFSNHRVEKEYYINDAGLQMHLLGLSTFVRYKQLLGYDEPLPEDGYKGEYLIDIAKDLMVQYGDSLLFKDEDEAIEICKEKAADVILKDIMAVLDKFRVKFDKIFNESKLYKQEMEESLDYLKEKGLIYEKDGALWFKSTQFGDEKDRVVRRSNGAFTYFASDIAYHRNKFLKRKFDKVIDVWGADHHGYVKRVKSAIEAFGVNPDRLRVVLVQIVNLLRDGKKVSMSTRKAEFVELEDVIDEVGVDAARFMFISRSVDSHLDFDLELVKKESSENPVYYVQYAYARINSIFSQLDDFDLSSLEELKLNEKEEIDLIKSLIMFKELIRKAHDEIEPYFVVKGVLNIAEKLHKFYNKHRVIGSEEKIMLSRLFLLESVKTALKLGFDLIGVEAKKRM; encoded by the coding sequence ATGAAAGAGAAAATTTCTCAAATACTTGATGATTTTTTGAGAAATAAAGGTGTGAAAGTAGAATATGTTGTGGAGTATCCCAAGTCTGAAAAGTTTGGCGACTACGCGACAAATATAGCTATGGCTTTGGCTTCTGTTTTTAAGAAAAATCCAAAAAATATAGCAAAAGAGATAATAGATTTTATCGGTTGTAATGAGCTGTTTGAGAAGATAGAGATAGCAGGTGCTGGCTTTATAAACTTTTTTATAAATAGAGACGCATTTTTGAAAGAGTTGAAGGTAATATACGAGAAAAGAGATGATTATTTTAGGCCTTCTGTAGAAAAAAGATATGTTCAGGTTGAGTTTGTAAGTGCCAATCCAACAGGCCCTTTACATATAGGACACGGTAGAGGAGCAGCCATAGGCGATTCTATCGCAAGAATACTTAAATTTTCCAATCACAGAGTTGAGAAGGAGTATTACATAAACGATGCTGGACTTCAGATGCATCTGCTCGGGCTTTCGACCTTTGTAAGATATAAACAACTTCTTGGTTATGATGAACCTTTGCCCGAAGATGGTTATAAGGGTGAGTATCTAATTGATATAGCTAAGGATTTGATGGTTCAGTATGGAGATTCTCTGTTGTTTAAGGATGAAGATGAAGCTATTGAGATATGCAAAGAGAAGGCAGCAGATGTTATACTTAAAGACATAATGGCTGTTCTTGATAAGTTTAGGGTTAAGTTTGATAAGATATTCAACGAATCCAAACTCTATAAACAGGAGATGGAAGAGAGTCTTGATTACCTGAAAGAAAAAGGTCTTATTTATGAAAAAGATGGTGCGTTGTGGTTTAAAAGCACCCAGTTTGGTGATGAGAAGGATAGGGTGGTGAGAAGGAGCAATGGTGCCTTTACATATTTTGCAAGCGATATAGCTTATCATAGAAATAAGTTTTTAAAGAGAAAATTTGATAAAGTTATAGATGTGTGGGGAGCAGACCACCATGGGTATGTAAAAAGGGTTAAATCGGCTATTGAAGCATTTGGTGTAAATCCCGACAGATTAAGGGTTGTTCTTGTCCAGATAGTTAACCTTCTAAGGGATGGTAAAAAGGTTTCCATGTCAACAAGAAAAGCCGAGTTTGTAGAGCTTGAAGATGTAATTGACGAAGTGGGTGTTGATGCAGCAAGGTTTATGTTTATCTCAAGAAGCGTGGATTCCCATCTTGATTTTGACCTTGAGCTTGTAAAAAAGGAGAGCAGTGAAAACCCTGTTTATTATGTTCAGTATGCTTATGCAAGGATAAATAGTATATTCTCACAACTTGATGATTTTGATTTAAGCTCTTTGGAAGAGCTTAAGCTTAACGAGAAGGAAGAGATAGATTTAATCAAAAGTCTTATTATGTTTAAGGAGCTGATAAGAAAGGCACATGATGAGATAGAGCCCTATTTTGTGGTAAAGGGAGTGCTAAATATTGCCGAGAAACTGCACAAATTTTACAACAAGCATAGAGTTATAGGCTCTGAAGAAAAGATAATGCTCTCTCGCCTATTTTTGCTTGAGTCTGTAAAAACTGCCTTAAAGCTTGGCTTTGATTTAATAGGTGTAGAAGCCAAAAAAAGAATGTAG